The Nostoc cf. commune SO-36 genomic sequence ATTTACAGAGTTGTGTAGAAAGATTCAATTTGTGTCAAAACGAGAGAGACCACTGCTGCTGAAAAATCCGTGGTGCTTTCCACACTTTGTGTATGTCAAAACAGCTTTTCCAGAAGCTAAGTTTATCTTTATTCACCGACATCCAATTCATGTAATTAATTCCAAATTAAAAGCTGCACGCTCAATATTGTCATTCAGAAATGAGTACATAGCCCTAATTGCCCACCAGTATAAACAAATATTCGATAACCCTGTACAAAGCTTTTTATACCAGTTATTGTATTCATCGTACTTCGACCTGGGATTGCACCGAGTTACTAAAGAAACTGTACAATCGACAACCTACTTTTTAAATAATATTGAGGCTTTACCAAAGACAGATTATGTCTCGCTCACTTATGAAGAACTGTGCCATGCACCGGAGGCAACCATAATCAGGATTTTGGGGTTTCTGGGATTAGAGGCGAGAGTGACATTAGCTTATGACACTTTGATTCAAGCGCGTCAACTTAAATTATTGCCAGAAGTAGAACGAAATTATGAGCGAATTCGCCAGAAATTACAACCTTATTTTGCTTACCACGGTTACGATACTTAAGATTGTCTTTTGTGTGATAACTACTTCAAAAGAAGTATACTTTATTCTTTTAAATTCGTAGTTCTGACTTTAGTCAAAAATATCAGGTATAAAGCCGCTTACTACACAGGAAAAATGGGGATTTTTTGTAA encodes the following:
- a CDS encoding sulfotransferase family protein, with amino-acid sequence MAELKNEKPPTTSINQIYDEPYLNLLEKADFCPIFIMADHRSGTTLLYQTLVATECFNFIKSYHIVKYDELISNYVNGTEKQARQEIEDIFKSLGMKDRVIDNVAVTPDLPEEYGFILKNAGCDSYLNPNNLFKFTELCRKIQFVSKRERPLLLKNPWCFPHFVYVKTAFPEAKFIFIHRHPIHVINSKLKAARSILSFRNEYIALIAHQYKQIFDNPVQSFLYQLLYSSYFDLGLHRVTKETVQSTTYFLNNIEALPKTDYVSLTYEELCHAPEATIIRILGFLGLEARVTLAYDTLIQARQLKLLPEVERNYERIRQKLQPYFAYHGYDT